A region of Streptomyces halobius DNA encodes the following proteins:
- the cynR gene encoding transcriptional regulator CynR: MKPELRHLRYLLAVAGHANFTRAAEELRISQPTLSQQIKQLETALGVRLLDRTGRTVRLTDAGTAYIHYARRALRDLAAGERAVLDVQDLSRGHLRLAVTPTFTAYLTGPLVADFHTRHPGITLDVRELAQDRVEADLLDDRLDLGIAFAGAHLPGVEATALFTETLSLVVGPHHPDTATPGPLPVTALHERHLALLSGDFATRRHIDEHFAAHHVQPRIAVEANSINALTEIVARTPLATVLPDAISREHPHLAPIPLTPALPSRTVTLLRRESTYQSAAARAFTHQTTQWAHALGYTLD, encoded by the coding sequence ATGAAGCCGGAACTGCGTCATCTGCGCTATCTGCTCGCGGTCGCCGGGCACGCCAACTTCACCCGCGCCGCCGAGGAGCTGCGGATCTCCCAGCCCACCCTGTCCCAGCAGATCAAACAGCTGGAGACGGCCCTGGGCGTTCGGCTGCTGGACCGCACCGGCCGCACCGTCCGCCTCACCGACGCCGGGACCGCCTACATCCACTACGCCCGGCGCGCGCTACGGGATCTCGCGGCCGGCGAGCGGGCGGTGCTGGATGTGCAGGACCTCTCCCGCGGGCACCTCCGACTCGCCGTCACCCCCACCTTCACCGCCTACCTCACCGGCCCCCTCGTCGCCGACTTCCACACCCGCCATCCCGGCATCACCTTGGACGTACGCGAGTTGGCCCAGGACCGCGTCGAAGCGGACCTTCTCGACGACCGACTGGACCTCGGCATCGCCTTCGCAGGCGCCCATCTTCCGGGCGTTGAGGCCACCGCGCTGTTCACCGAGACCCTCAGCCTCGTCGTCGGCCCCCACCACCCCGACACCGCAACCCCCGGCCCCCTGCCTGTCACCGCCCTGCACGAACGCCATCTCGCGCTGCTCAGCGGTGACTTCGCCACCCGTCGGCACATCGACGAACACTTCGCCGCACACCACGTGCAGCCGCGGATCGCGGTGGAGGCGAACTCCATCAACGCCCTTACCGAAATCGTCGCCCGCACCCCGCTGGCCACCGTCCTGCCCGACGCCATCAGCCGCGAGCACCCCCACCTGGCCCCCATCCCGCTCACCCCCGCACTCCCCTCCCGCACCGTCACTCTCCTCCGCCGCGAAAGCACCTACCAAAGCGCCGCCGCCCGTGCCTTCACCCACCAGACCACCCAGTGGGCGCACGCCCTGGGATACACCCTCGACTGA
- a CDS encoding phytoene desaturase family protein produces MEPSETRSGPDTHRFDAIVVGSGVGGMVSAAYLAAAGKRTLVLESYDVIGGCTHVFRRAGKWEFDVGVHYLGDCGPDGQIPTILRGVGLDKKVEFLPLDSSGFDTIVFPDLTLKIPVGWDNYVRNLCAAFPAEQRQIRKVVGILRRIGGSIDHSSTPASLRGYAMFAQRAGLAARWAMLPLTLLLNAYRLSPRLKAAMAVQYGTYASPPHRTPVAVHAFMLQNFLSSGAWFPQGGGQVLSARLGEVVVAHGGQIRTRCPVKRILVEDKTVTGVELENGTRFTAPIVVSNADIKKTYLDLVGSRHLRRSTVRRVERFRMSQSFFNCYLGVDIDLSERIPNTNFYSVPTSEDVTSLFKDLAENRGGYTLDERIEQARKRLPAYISVTTIKDPDNPTAAPAGSSVLEVMTLVPDEPQAWGLGGWPEVGDDSYRADVDYLRIKEAFTEIMIQRVSEVIPGIEDHILWREAATPVTQHRYTRSSAGTPYGLEMSITQFGPFRPGVRTEINGLYLCGASTAWGPAVEGAMLSGLHAAGAALNRDLGAEIHAGTVLGNGHPHHDPHNWDPLAAAKKLATRTPRTPPTTIGVGRQRR; encoded by the coding sequence ATGGAGCCGTCCGAGACGCGTTCGGGACCCGATACCCACCGCTTCGACGCCATCGTGGTCGGTTCGGGAGTGGGTGGAATGGTCAGCGCCGCCTATCTCGCGGCGGCTGGCAAGCGCACCCTGGTCCTGGAGTCCTACGACGTGATCGGCGGGTGCACCCACGTGTTCCGGCGTGCCGGGAAGTGGGAGTTCGACGTCGGCGTGCACTACTTGGGCGACTGCGGGCCGGACGGCCAGATCCCGACGATTCTGCGAGGTGTCGGTCTGGACAAGAAGGTCGAGTTCCTGCCGCTGGATTCTTCGGGATTCGACACCATCGTCTTTCCCGATTTGACGTTGAAGATCCCGGTCGGCTGGGACAATTACGTGCGTAACCTGTGCGCTGCCTTTCCCGCCGAACAGCGGCAGATCCGTAAGGTCGTCGGCATACTGCGGCGCATCGGTGGCAGCATCGACCACAGCAGCACCCCGGCCTCGCTGCGCGGCTACGCCATGTTCGCGCAACGGGCCGGGTTGGCGGCGCGATGGGCGATGCTCCCGCTGACGCTGCTGCTCAATGCGTACCGGCTCAGCCCGCGGCTCAAGGCCGCCATGGCGGTGCAGTACGGCACCTACGCCAGCCCGCCGCATCGCACACCCGTGGCCGTGCACGCGTTCATGCTGCAGAACTTCCTCAGCAGCGGGGCCTGGTTCCCCCAAGGCGGCGGACAGGTGCTCTCGGCGCGCCTCGGCGAGGTTGTCGTGGCCCACGGTGGCCAGATCCGTACCCGCTGCCCGGTCAAGCGGATCCTCGTCGAGGACAAGACCGTGACCGGCGTCGAACTCGAGAACGGCACCCGGTTCACCGCGCCGATCGTGGTCTCCAACGCCGACATCAAGAAGACCTATCTCGACCTCGTCGGTAGCAGGCATCTGCGCCGCTCTACCGTCCGGCGGGTGGAGCGTTTCCGGATGTCGCAGTCGTTCTTCAACTGCTACCTCGGCGTGGACATCGACCTGAGCGAGCGGATCCCGAACACCAACTTCTACTCGGTCCCCACCTCCGAAGACGTCACCTCGCTGTTCAAGGACCTGGCTGAGAACAGGGGAGGGTACACCCTCGACGAGCGCATCGAGCAAGCACGCAAGCGGCTGCCCGCCTATATCAGCGTGACCACCATCAAGGACCCGGACAACCCGACGGCTGCCCCGGCGGGCTCATCGGTGCTAGAGGTGATGACCCTGGTGCCGGACGAACCTCAAGCCTGGGGGCTCGGCGGCTGGCCCGAGGTCGGTGACGACAGCTACCGAGCCGACGTCGACTACCTCCGCATCAAGGAGGCCTTCACGGAGATCATGATCCAGCGGGTCAGCGAGGTCATCCCCGGCATCGAGGACCACATTCTCTGGCGCGAGGCCGCCACGCCGGTGACCCAGCATCGCTACACCCGATCCAGTGCAGGCACCCCCTACGGGCTGGAGATGTCCATCACCCAGTTCGGCCCCTTCCGCCCCGGCGTGCGCACCGAGATCAACGGCCTGTACCTGTGCGGCGCCTCCACTGCGTGGGGTCCCGCCGTGGAAGGAGCCATGCTCTCCGGACTGCACGCCGCCGGCGCCGCGCTCAACCGCGACCTGGGCGCGGAGATCCACGCCGGCACGGTCCTGGGCAACGGCCACCCCCACCACGACCCCCACAACTGGGATCCGCTGGCGGCCGCCAAGAAACTGGCGACCCGCACCCCCCGAACGCCCCCGACAACAATCGGGGTCGGACGACAGCGGCGATGA
- a CDS encoding thiol-activated cytolysin family protein: MAEHDNGGPVWAREGDQGLRVVPEALPATGTGRSATGTGPWELWWIPAEGLPELVSEGSSGGGEIVDPDYGTRGPGEYVLVSFARSGDPDQVKDVLPGQPKDPVDFGDFLSTLRKWEHIAPQKPDEQRQHGKTQVTHITTDKGYVVEVRKTYSLTRTPGDIITFNPNAEGLWPGALVSGQTAKNGLLREIGITGEQRNPVRITIDNLAAKPSEVVSQPDTGTVTDAIKRMVQGVSGGHRSQVFHMREAFSDEEIALNFGFSASYSGFSSSTKIEASRKQQKNTIVAYLKESAFTASCDTNRLPNAWMNEAFTYQVLEELKKYGRIGVDNPPLVVASVTYGRILMFTFTSSESITDITAALNFGYSGAAQVDAELEAKYKKINREAEINLINIGGSAQPIHDLLQSRKLADYFNQLPSLADYSPMGFVLKTLDTNIPARMSETTTYDDIRYEPARFDLKLEILGLSEPPVRKYWLTLDGKRSYFDEDGSIFPPLEARHRFGAEGEGDPFRVELWRTWNGQDYHMGDAAYVPDLHRIADESEYTVTEELPFAFKTKTLGLKFRLRVTNLAYGNGRGGGARKTDLERFEDILKRLPGVVSREEYRAVYDQALDFIVYESQKSSANTVIMATRLRDKAYDAVANRPDKAKYHQEVAAANEARYASDAFRKGFMAGTRPADRREHGLHVLAALYNLEAATVPGHDYTAALNHLRAGVRATDLPDGAVRVKTPSAVFVFEGEGATTVLVIGEAR; the protein is encoded by the coding sequence GTGGCGGAACACGACAACGGCGGGCCTGTCTGGGCGAGGGAAGGCGACCAGGGGCTGCGGGTGGTCCCGGAGGCCCTGCCGGCCACCGGCACCGGCAGGAGCGCCACCGGAACCGGGCCCTGGGAACTGTGGTGGATTCCCGCCGAGGGCCTTCCGGAGCTGGTGAGCGAGGGATCGTCGGGCGGCGGCGAAATCGTCGACCCGGACTACGGCACTCGCGGGCCGGGCGAATACGTGCTGGTGTCCTTCGCCAGGTCTGGAGACCCCGACCAGGTCAAGGACGTGCTGCCGGGACAGCCCAAGGACCCGGTGGACTTCGGCGACTTCCTGAGCACGCTCAGGAAGTGGGAACACATCGCACCGCAGAAGCCCGACGAGCAGCGACAACACGGCAAGACGCAGGTCACCCACATCACCACCGACAAGGGTTACGTCGTCGAGGTCCGCAAAACCTACTCCCTCACCCGGACGCCCGGCGACATCATCACGTTCAACCCGAACGCCGAGGGGCTGTGGCCCGGCGCGCTGGTGTCCGGGCAGACCGCGAAGAACGGTCTGCTCAGGGAGATCGGCATCACCGGCGAGCAGCGCAATCCGGTGCGGATCACGATCGACAACCTGGCGGCCAAGCCCTCCGAGGTGGTGAGCCAGCCGGACACCGGCACGGTCACCGACGCCATCAAGCGCATGGTCCAGGGGGTGTCGGGCGGCCACCGCAGCCAGGTCTTCCACATGCGCGAGGCGTTCAGCGACGAGGAGATCGCCCTCAACTTCGGCTTCTCCGCCTCGTACTCCGGATTCAGCAGCAGCACCAAGATCGAGGCCAGCCGCAAACAGCAGAAGAACACGATCGTCGCCTATCTCAAGGAGTCGGCGTTCACGGCCTCCTGCGACACCAACCGACTGCCCAACGCCTGGATGAACGAGGCCTTCACCTACCAGGTCCTGGAGGAGCTGAAGAAGTACGGCCGTATCGGGGTGGACAATCCCCCTCTCGTGGTCGCGTCGGTGACCTACGGCAGGATCCTGATGTTTACCTTCACCTCCTCCGAGAGCATCACGGACATCACCGCCGCCCTCAACTTCGGTTACAGCGGTGCGGCGCAGGTCGACGCGGAGCTTGAGGCCAAGTACAAGAAGATCAACCGAGAGGCGGAGATCAACCTCATCAACATCGGCGGCAGCGCCCAGCCCATTCACGACCTCCTCCAGAGCCGCAAGCTCGCCGACTACTTCAACCAGCTGCCCAGTCTCGCCGACTACAGCCCCATGGGCTTCGTCCTCAAGACGCTGGACACCAACATTCCCGCGCGGATGAGCGAGACGACGACGTACGACGACATCCGCTATGAGCCGGCCAGGTTCGACCTCAAGCTGGAGATTCTCGGCCTGTCCGAGCCGCCGGTCCGGAAGTACTGGCTGACGCTCGACGGAAAGCGGAGCTACTTCGACGAGGACGGCAGCATCTTCCCGCCGCTCGAGGCACGGCATCGGTTCGGCGCGGAAGGCGAGGGCGACCCCTTCCGGGTCGAACTCTGGCGGACCTGGAACGGGCAGGACTATCACATGGGGGACGCGGCCTATGTGCCCGATCTCCACCGGATCGCCGACGAGTCCGAGTACACCGTGACCGAAGAACTGCCCTTCGCGTTCAAGACCAAGACGCTCGGCCTGAAATTCCGGCTGCGGGTGACGAATCTGGCCTATGGTAACGGGCGGGGCGGCGGTGCGCGGAAGACCGACCTGGAGAGGTTCGAGGACATCCTCAAGCGTCTCCCGGGAGTCGTGAGCCGGGAGGAATACCGGGCCGTTTACGACCAGGCCCTGGACTTCATCGTGTACGAGAGCCAGAAGAGCTCGGCCAACACCGTGATCATGGCCACGAGGCTGCGGGACAAGGCCTACGACGCGGTGGCGAACAGGCCGGACAAGGCCAAGTACCACCAGGAGGTCGCGGCGGCCAACGAGGCCCGCTACGCGAGCGACGCCTTCCGCAAGGGCTTCATGGCGGGCACGCGGCCCGCCGACCGACGTGAACACGGCCTTCACGTCCTGGCGGCCTTGTACAACCTCGAGGCGGCCACCGTGCCCGGGCACGACTACACCGCCGCGCTGAACCACCTCAGGGCCGGGGTGAGGGCGACGGATCTGCCGGACGGCGCGGTGCGGGTGAAGACCCCGAGTGCGGTCTTCGTCTTCGAGGGGGAGGGGGCGACGACGGTCCTGGTCATCGGCGAGGCACGCTGA
- a CDS encoding aegerolysin family protein, producing the protein MAETLVFVCTIENLTASPLKVKSKELYWGKWVDRGNHEPVEIPAGERRQAFRTSGRQSSSSGTEGKVVYQIGDESTATVEIYWDVPWVAGSSNTVKVTPSNKYILAPMDGFVGSGSTESVTITVGRIK; encoded by the coding sequence ATGGCTGAAACCCTGGTGTTTGTGTGCACCATCGAGAACCTCACAGCTTCCCCGCTCAAGGTGAAATCCAAGGAGCTGTACTGGGGGAAGTGGGTCGACCGCGGAAATCACGAGCCCGTGGAGATCCCGGCCGGCGAGCGTCGGCAGGCGTTCCGTACCAGCGGCCGGCAGAGCAGCTCCTCCGGGACCGAGGGCAAGGTCGTCTACCAGATCGGCGACGAATCGACGGCCACGGTGGAGATCTACTGGGATGTTCCCTGGGTCGCGGGTTCGTCGAACACAGTGAAGGTGACGCCCTCCAACAAGTACATCCTTGCGCCCATGGACGGCTTCGTGGGCAGCGGAAGCACGGAATCGGTGACCATCACGGTGGGCCGCATCAAGTGA
- a CDS encoding carbonic anhydrase codes for MRHLAEGVDRFQREVFPTKAGLFAHLATTHQPGTLFISCSDARVVPELITQTDPGELFVIRTAGNLVPAYTPGADGVAASIEYAVAVLGVQDVIVCGHSACGAMTALAEGHDLSAAPAVADWLRHADASQARTGAAESGRKVAALVRENVAAQLANLATHPSVACALAEGSVLLHGWVFDIPTGTVEELDAGTRPALVA; via the coding sequence ATGCGTCATCTCGCCGAGGGAGTCGACCGCTTCCAGCGGGAGGTCTTCCCCACCAAGGCCGGGCTCTTCGCCCACCTGGCCACCACCCACCAGCCCGGCACGTTGTTCATCAGCTGCTCCGACGCCCGCGTCGTGCCCGAGCTGATCACCCAGACCGACCCGGGCGAGCTGTTCGTCATCCGCACCGCCGGCAACCTCGTCCCCGCCTACACCCCCGGCGCCGACGGTGTCGCCGCCAGCATCGAGTACGCGGTCGCCGTCCTGGGTGTGCAGGACGTCATCGTCTGTGGGCACTCCGCCTGCGGCGCCATGACCGCCCTCGCCGAAGGCCACGACCTCAGCGCCGCCCCGGCCGTCGCCGACTGGCTGCGCCACGCGGATGCCTCCCAGGCCCGCACCGGAGCCGCCGAGAGCGGGCGGAAGGTCGCCGCGCTGGTGCGGGAGAACGTCGCCGCCCAGCTGGCGAACCTGGCCACCCACCCCTCGGTGGCCTGTGCCCTGGCCGAGGGCAGCGTGCTGCTGCACGGCTGGGTCTTCGACATCCCCACCGGCACCGTCGAAGAACTCGACGCCGGCACGCGCCCCGCCCTCGTGGCCTGA
- a CDS encoding AbrB family transcriptional regulator, with protein sequence MAERLPIWARISLGSPLEIVFVSMGILVVSEVLERLSVPAPQFLLGMLAGAVIALRGRAPRRLSNNLDQGVQGLIGVMIGAYLQVSVLREAIGAMLPLTLLTLVTTVLSLGIALMVARTGTMDRITATLGMIAGGSAAVTSSAKDLGADSRVVAFMQFTRVALISATAPLVSVIIAEPQAAASGADGASAAGGWTWSVVPRGDQLAGVCVALVLATAGTRLARRIGLPSPALLGGMLLSGLVTALGLTHGYSPTGPFKHMLMVLVGLEVGLRFDRGTIKALSRMIPLILGAILLLSGVIGLIAIGLASTLGVSRTDAYLATTPGGINAVLASASATHAHLGLVSSVQTLRLFLMVLLLPAVQSWLSRKTAQHTSQ encoded by the coding sequence TTGGCTGAGCGGCTCCCGATATGGGCCCGGATTTCTCTCGGCAGCCCATTGGAAATCGTGTTCGTTTCGATGGGGATTCTTGTCGTCTCGGAGGTGCTGGAACGCCTGAGTGTTCCAGCACCTCAGTTTCTCCTCGGTATGCTTGCGGGGGCCGTCATCGCGTTGCGCGGCAGAGCGCCTCGCCGGCTGTCGAACAACCTCGACCAGGGGGTGCAGGGGCTGATCGGCGTCATGATCGGCGCCTACCTCCAGGTCTCGGTGCTGCGCGAAGCGATCGGTGCCATGCTTCCGCTGACGCTGCTCACCCTGGTGACGACCGTGCTCAGCCTGGGGATCGCTCTCATGGTGGCCCGTACAGGCACAATGGACCGGATCACCGCGACGCTCGGCATGATCGCCGGCGGGTCAGCAGCCGTGACGTCCTCTGCGAAGGACCTGGGGGCGGATTCCCGGGTCGTAGCGTTTATGCAGTTCACAAGGGTTGCCTTGATATCAGCCACAGCGCCGCTGGTGTCCGTGATCATCGCCGAGCCGCAGGCCGCTGCTTCCGGAGCGGACGGTGCGAGCGCGGCGGGTGGGTGGACATGGAGCGTGGTGCCGCGAGGCGACCAGCTCGCCGGAGTGTGCGTCGCCCTCGTCCTGGCCACCGCAGGTACGCGCCTGGCCCGACGTATCGGACTGCCCAGCCCGGCGCTCCTGGGGGGCATGCTGCTCTCGGGGCTCGTCACAGCTCTCGGACTGACACACGGCTACTCGCCGACAGGGCCGTTCAAGCACATGCTGATGGTTCTCGTCGGACTCGAAGTGGGCCTGCGCTTCGACCGCGGGACCATCAAGGCGCTCTCACGGATGATCCCGCTGATATTGGGAGCCATCCTGCTGCTCAGCGGTGTCATCGGGCTGATCGCCATCGGCCTGGCCTCGACACTCGGGGTGAGTCGGACCGATGCCTACCTTGCGACGACTCCCGGCGGGATCAACGCGGTCCTCGCCAGCGCCTCGGCCACCCATGCACATCTGGGACTGGTCTCCAGTGTGCAGACCCTGCGGCTGTTCCTCATGGTGCTCCTCCTGCCGGCGGTCCAGTCCTGGCTCTCCCGAAAAACCGCTCAGCACACCAGCCAGTGA
- a CDS encoding VOC family protein has protein sequence MSSIKQFQVTFDCAEPERLARFWCEVLGYVVPPPPAGFATWDDVNRSQAPEDQGSWFACSDPSGVGPRLYFQRVPEGKVAKNRLHLDVRVGTGLVGEERLAALETECARLVPLGAVRVRLLYDGNDSCIVMQDIEGNEFCLD, from the coding sequence ATGTCATCGATCAAGCAGTTCCAAGTCACCTTCGACTGTGCGGAACCTGAGCGTCTCGCTCGCTTTTGGTGCGAGGTGTTGGGGTACGTCGTACCGCCGCCACCGGCGGGGTTCGCCACTTGGGACGATGTCAACCGCTCCCAGGCTCCCGAGGATCAGGGTTCATGGTTCGCCTGCAGTGATCCCTCAGGTGTGGGCCCGCGACTGTACTTTCAGCGCGTCCCCGAAGGCAAGGTCGCCAAGAATCGGCTGCATCTTGACGTGAGGGTCGGTACCGGACTCGTGGGGGAAGAACGCCTGGCCGCGCTCGAGACCGAATGCGCACGACTGGTCCCGCTCGGCGCGGTACGCGTGCGACTCCTGTATGACGGCAATGATTCGTGCATCGTGATGCAGGACATCGAGGGCAACGAGTTCTGTCTCGACTGA
- the cynS gene encoding cyanase, translating into MVHAQFDNNARQQLAIASVEAKTRKDLTWQQIADVAGLSVAFVTAAVLGQHALPEASAKAVAELLGLDEDAVMLLQTIPTRGSIEGGIPTDPTIYRFYEILQVYGTTLKALVHEQFGDGIISAINFKLDVKKVADPEGGERAVITLDGKYLPTKPF; encoded by the coding sequence ATGGTGCACGCCCAGTTCGACAACAACGCCCGTCAGCAGCTCGCGATCGCCTCGGTCGAGGCCAAGACCCGCAAGGACCTCACCTGGCAGCAGATCGCCGACGTCGCCGGACTGTCCGTCGCGTTCGTCACCGCCGCCGTACTCGGCCAGCACGCCCTGCCGGAGGCGTCCGCGAAGGCGGTCGCCGAGCTGCTCGGCCTGGACGAGGACGCGGTGATGCTGCTGCAGACGATCCCGACCCGCGGCTCCATCGAGGGCGGCATCCCGACCGACCCGACGATCTACCGCTTCTACGAGATCCTCCAGGTCTACGGCACCACGCTCAAGGCCCTGGTCCACGAGCAGTTCGGTGACGGCATCATCTCCGCGATCAACTTCAAGCTCGATGTGAAGAAGGTCGCCGACCCCGAGGGCGGCGAGCGCGCCGTCATCACCCTGGACGGCAAGTACCTGCCCACCAAGCCCTTCTAA
- a CDS encoding MMPL family transporter: MPRDRRHVPRSQRGLLTVPARLACGRPWLLLAVTGVLLVLAAVLGGGVTEQLRHGGGEDPAAESSRAARLLERNFPRSRPDLVLMATAEQGVDHPLAVRRGRALTDRLTSERGVLAVTSYWTTRAKSLRADNGREALIVARLTGDEGDAVRAWERIAPRYRGDHGVLRVRAGGTAGIRHVIQTTISEDLVRAEQIALPVTLLILVFVFRSAVAALLPVCIGAIAIVGTNAVLRALAAITEVSVFALNITTALGLGLSIDYALLIVRRYREELADGKDIRAAIFVTLQTAGRTVLFSAATVAVSLSAMLNFPLYFLRSMAYAGVSVVALSTVAALVVLPALLTVLGPRINALDARTLVCRPSGRHAAPRYMREWTRLTNQVMRRAPFFAVGTVAFLILLGMPFLGVRFGTSDDRQLPPGVEARIVQQQIRDDFTENGASGIDLITQRADVADLTQFSRQLSKLDGVKRVDGPTGQYSHGSRFGPGDRSRTSGTTSWLTVVPTADPASKESEDLVRAIRGMRVQFPAYATGIAAVSVDSQAAIGTRLPRAAIFIAMATLSLVLLLTRSVLVSLQAVVLNALSLTAMFGAVVWVFQDGHLSGLLGFTPTGSIDALLPVLMFCVAFGLSMDYGVFLLSRIREEFLRTGDHREAVLEGMRRTGGVITAAAVILAVVLASVGTSRTTNTKMLGLGVALAVLVDALVVRTLLVPAVLALTGRAAWRFPVPPRRPPEIGGRAAARQTRIPAPDPPTSLNRPEQSPKVRNS, from the coding sequence ATGCCGCGTGACCGACGTCATGTCCCAAGGTCGCAGCGTGGACTGCTCACGGTGCCGGCGAGGCTGGCCTGCGGACGCCCCTGGCTCCTGCTCGCAGTCACCGGGGTGCTCCTCGTCCTCGCCGCTGTGCTCGGTGGCGGAGTCACCGAGCAACTGCGCCACGGCGGCGGCGAGGATCCGGCTGCCGAATCCTCCCGCGCGGCCCGGCTTTTGGAGCGGAATTTCCCGCGCAGTCGCCCCGATCTGGTACTCATGGCCACCGCTGAGCAGGGTGTGGACCATCCCCTGGCGGTGCGCCGGGGACGCGCCCTGACGGACCGGCTCACCAGCGAACGGGGTGTCCTTGCCGTCACCTCCTACTGGACCACCAGGGCGAAGTCCTTGCGCGCGGACAACGGGCGCGAGGCGCTCATCGTGGCTCGTCTCACTGGCGATGAAGGCGATGCCGTACGCGCCTGGGAACGGATCGCACCGCGGTATCGGGGAGACCACGGCGTCCTGCGGGTCCGGGCCGGCGGCACCGCGGGTATCCGCCACGTCATCCAGACCACCATCTCCGAGGACCTGGTCCGCGCCGAGCAGATCGCTCTGCCGGTCACCTTGCTGATCCTGGTGTTCGTCTTCAGAAGCGCCGTAGCGGCCTTGCTGCCGGTATGCATCGGGGCCATAGCCATCGTCGGAACCAATGCGGTACTGCGTGCTCTCGCGGCCATCACGGAGGTGTCGGTCTTCGCACTGAACATCACCACCGCATTGGGTCTGGGGCTCTCCATCGATTACGCGCTGCTGATCGTGCGCCGCTACCGGGAAGAGCTAGCGGATGGAAAGGACATACGCGCTGCCATATTCGTCACTTTGCAAACCGCAGGCAGGACTGTGTTGTTCTCGGCTGCAACAGTCGCCGTCTCACTCTCCGCGATGCTGAACTTTCCGCTTTACTTCCTGCGTTCCATGGCCTATGCCGGAGTGAGTGTGGTGGCCCTCTCCACAGTCGCTGCCCTTGTGGTGCTCCCCGCGCTGCTGACGGTTCTCGGACCGCGCATCAACGCACTTGACGCTCGCACACTCGTCTGTCGCCCCAGTGGCCGCCATGCCGCGCCCCGTTACATGCGAGAGTGGACTCGCCTGACCAACCAGGTGATGCGGCGTGCACCGTTCTTCGCAGTCGGCACGGTCGCCTTCCTCATACTGCTCGGAATGCCGTTCCTCGGCGTACGTTTCGGTACCTCCGACGACCGGCAACTTCCCCCTGGAGTTGAGGCTCGCATCGTCCAGCAGCAGATCCGCGACGATTTCACGGAGAATGGTGCAAGTGGAATCGATCTCATCACCCAGCGGGCTGACGTCGCCGATCTCACCCAGTTCTCCCGTCAGTTGTCCAAGCTCGACGGTGTGAAGCGGGTGGACGGGCCGACCGGACAATACAGCCACGGTTCACGATTCGGGCCTGGCGACCGATCGCGCACCTCAGGCACGACATCGTGGCTCACTGTGGTGCCCACTGCTGACCCTGCCTCAAAGGAGAGCGAGGACCTGGTACGCGCCATACGAGGCATGCGTGTTCAATTCCCGGCGTACGCCACGGGGATTGCCGCGGTCTCCGTGGACAGCCAGGCCGCCATTGGCACCCGTCTGCCCCGGGCAGCGATCTTCATCGCCATGGCGACGCTGAGTCTTGTCCTCTTGCTCACCCGCAGCGTTCTGGTGTCACTGCAGGCCGTGGTGCTCAACGCCCTCAGCCTCACCGCGATGTTCGGCGCCGTGGTATGGGTCTTCCAGGACGGCCACCTCTCCGGACTACTCGGCTTTACGCCGACCGGGTCGATCGATGCCCTGTTGCCAGTGCTCATGTTCTGCGTGGCCTTTGGGCTCTCGATGGATTACGGGGTTTTTCTGCTCTCCCGGATCAGAGAAGAGTTCCTGCGCACCGGCGACCACCGGGAAGCCGTACTTGAGGGAATGCGGCGAACCGGAGGAGTCATCACCGCCGCGGCCGTGATCCTCGCTGTCGTGCTGGCCAGCGTCGGCACATCGAGAACGACCAACACCAAGATGCTGGGACTGGGTGTCGCGCTGGCTGTCCTGGTGGACGCCCTGGTGGTCCGCACCCTTCTGGTGCCTGCGGTCCTGGCACTCACGGGTCGGGCAGCCTGGCGGTTTCCGGTACCGCCGCGGCGCCCCCCTGAGATCGGCGGCCGCGCTGCAGCTCGGCAAACGCGCATACCCGCACCGGACCCGCCGACCTCACTGAACCGACCAGAGCAATCCCCGAAAGTGAGGAATTCATAG